aactgctgtattagggtatcACGGTCAGTCTTGATATTTATTCATGCCATAGCCAGAAAAATTTTAGCATTAGACCTTCAATTCTGAAATTAAATGTGAGGATTTCAGCAGTCTATTAGGATGGTTACCTTAATTGACTgcctgctgtattagggtgactgatctattagagtacattgttaaaatttattatcattgcaACCGTTTGTTGGCTgacacctttgattttacaacttttttaacccaggctttttaaggctgcaccttttctcacagcttgactgtttttgataCTTACTTCACAAGTGTATGGAAACATTAGAAAGTTTACAGttcagtagggatcatagaaataaaacaagGGATGTTATCTACAACTGcagttatactagtggacatttaattcctactttcaGTCATATACAGAGTAGCTATGAACATGAAGTAGCTAGCTGGGACTAGTATATAGCTCCAGGTGTATATAGTTTGTTGTTCTCATAAGCTTTCTAATTTTtataaacttgtttgtttatgatTTTTGAATCAACGCATATTGCTTCAACTAccttgatttgtacagtgctgACTATTCTGAAGTGTAAAGACTTTTATGTGAGGATTTGAGATTACTCTCTGAGTGGCTGTCATCCTGTAGAATAATGTACATAAAATCAAGTGTTATGTAGTATAAGCCAAAGTCCTTAGGAGCAGCTCCAGTAGTGTACCATAACACTCTTCTGAATGAAGTTTCTACCCAAAAATACTTGGGAGTCCATATTGATAACCAGCTTAATTGGACCGCACATGTCTCTGCTGTTTGTAGCTAACATGCTTTTCATCGCAAGTGTTTATCTTCTTCTGTTATTAGAATGTTGGTTGAGTCCCTGTTTGATCTCATATAGATTGTGCACTACCTGTTTGGTGTATCAACAATTTCTCCAACGTCTGCAAAATAATTCAAAACTGGTCACCATGTTGTTTCACAAGTATGTATGATCATTTATCACATCACCTTGCTCTTGGTTGGTTGCCCATTACCTCCCAGGTGAAATACTTTGTGCAACGCAGTATGCACCATCAATATTGTCAACCTCATAGCATTTCGTTGGACCCATTTGGACCACAGTATTCATATACAGAACTTGTTGTCCTGCCCACTTTGCCACCTTGCAGAGATATACACTATACGTATATCATTATTGCACATCGGTGCAACAGAATAACTACTACCTGTACTTTCTGGTCCATTTCACACCTTTTCATCGCTGCTTCATGACCATCTCCTGAATGTAGTTTGCCTTTTTGTAACTTTGTTCTTGTGGTTGTGTGCGTTTTCTTTATGTAATAGTTAAATGGACTtgcatttttttgttgtaaatgtaTATTTTATTTGGGTTTTGTAACTGCTTGTCTATGGAAGAACAACTTTTGCCAAATAGTATGAGGATAAAaatcaaatcacagtaaaggTCAGACATATTATAAAAATATACTGAACATGCGCCTTGACTACTGCTTCCTGGAGGGCAATGTGTCActtccacctgttatacagaattataacaattacaaagaacagtaagcacctctgcagtcacTGCGGAAATTCGCATATAACGGGCACAACATACCTACAAACAAAGTGGATGGCTACTTCACTCCTCAGCAATTGATAGTTAGGTATATACTGTAGTTGCTGTGGTCGGCGAAAAAGAATGTACAAAGCTGAAGCAACGTTacatagtgaagaaatcaagcctgtagccttaaccaTAGTCCAGTTATGCTTGGATGAAGGAATCAGTAGTCAGTGGAATTCTTTTTAATTCCAGAGAAATTTGTTGGGGATCACTGTACAGGAAATTTGGGCTTgactatacctaaccaatgctgccaagctgtcatggaGGAAAAACAAGGCTGGTGACAGTATTAttgcccaaacctccatgatccctactatgcagtactaccacactgtatgatacTTACGTACTTACTTAGTAACTTACTAAATTGTATACTCAAACTTACAAATAGATAATCTAAAAGGATACTCATGCATGTATATGAGTCTTATAACTACTATATAAAAAATACTAATAGTGTCCACAGATCCAGTCTTGCTCAAACTCCATACAATGGTGTACCTATAAGATTAGACAATCACATACAATACATCTACTAGACATAATACCGATGGTTTGCTCCACACGAGACAcaacatcatcattatcataatCAGCATATGTAATACGCTCCAATTTTGCAGGTATCACACCTCCACACTTCACTGGGATCAAACAATTGTACTTTGTCTCATCAACCTTATTGTAGGCATATTGCAACTCTGAGCAGTTATGATCATATGCTGCTGAGAACAGGATCATCACATATCGACTGTATTTGAATGTATTAATAATGTTTTCGTCAGAAACATGGCCAGCAACAAAATCAACTGGTGTTTGTACACGGTAACCCTTCCCCTCCAAGCCCTTCTTTAAAACTGTGTTGACATAATCATCAGTGTCTTGTGTATGTGATATGAACACATCATATTGGTACAGGTCTGGAGAATCTGCCAACATCACAAGTGAGTATAAATTAACTCGCAAAGTATGGCACAGCTCAAACACAAGTAACAATTCATATGAATTGTTACTAACAGGATTCAGGACAGGATTCTCAACATAGCAGCTGTTATTTGCTTGGCACAAGTAGCAACTGTTATGTTTACAATCAGTCCACAACTAGGTTAATTGTAACAACAATTTTTTGGCCCCTTTGTCCCTCCAGACTAAATATGGCTGCAAAATATCACCTCTGCCCTTAGATCCTCTTGCTGAGCATATCAAGAATGTTATCATGTATAACACACGTGCACAATTACACTCACATGGTGGTGGAGGTAACCTCAATATACTTGTCATTAACCGACTTCTGATCAACACTAACAGTAAAATAAACACAGTTATCAGTGATGCCAGTAGAATAAATACACCCAATGGAACTCCAATCAGTAGACCTTCATTggtatcatcatcatcatcgtcatcactAATCGCAACTAAAACTACATCTAGAAACAATGTGAACGAACATTGAAAACTGAATTTTGTGGGTGAAGCAACTGAAATAAGAAATGTTGATCATACTTTTAGACAACTTCAAATGTTCATGCTAAGTGGCCATACTGGACAAAAACAAATCATGAATTTGTCTCTAACTCAAGGCAATGGTATACCATGAACCACCACAAAAGATTAGCAAGACTAAAGTTTGCTGAACAAAAATAGTTTGTCAAGTAATTCAGCAATTAAAGGTTTGATAAGTTTCCTTCAATTTACCATATTTTGTAAACttttgtacagtatattatactATATCTGACAAAATAGAACCGATAATACCTTCTTCAGGTGTTGCAACTTCTAATGAAAATGTCTCATTGTCCCCTTCCATGGTAGTGGTAAATATGGATACTGAGCAACTGTATTGTCCTACAAACTGTTCACTAAATTGTTGAATTGTTAGAGTACTCTGTATTGAACAATCATCCTGGTTGAATGTAGATTTGACAACTATGCCAACATCAAACAATGTTCCAACATTGTTAGGATCAAGATAGAGAGTGTTGTTAAAGTAAAAATTAATGATTGTTAGTGGTGAAGCTGAGCCCGCACTACATGTAAAAGTCACTGTACTATTAATGGATGTGCTCACAACTGAAGGACCAGTATAATCAATTTGAGTCGATCTTGAGTTGCACTCTACATAAACcataacatatatatatatatatataccacagcaACAGGTGCATACTTACCAGCAAAGGTTATAGTTGGGATACTTGCACGAGCTATCCCCAGAAAGTTGGTAGCAGTACAAGAATAGTCTCCTTCATGACTTGGTTTTAAGCTGATAAAAGAaaaatattacagcaaaaagtcaAATTAGTTAAAACCTACGTATTGAGGGTAATTGTACAATTATTATTTGTAAAGATTGCTTCAGAAGGAATGGGAACATCTACTATTTCAATGGTGGGAAACGCATAACTGGTAGAAGAAGACGAGCCATCGTCACCGTTGTCATCAGCACTTGGCTGCCCAAGTTGAAACATTGTTCTCCTCCACTGACAAACTGGTGATGGATTGGCTATCACCTCACAGTTAATAGTAAACTGCTCTCCAAAAACTGGTGTAGGGCCTTGGAGAAATTTGAATCTATTTCTTGGTTTGTCTGCAAACAaacaactactctaatacaatataCTGGTGGTGTGGAGTACTTACAGTACACACTGAAGTTGTAGCACACTGCACAACTCTGTGCTTCATTATCAAAACAACAAATTTTTGAATTATCTAGAGTGTAGTCAATATTCTCAATGGTATAGGAACTATTAGAATGAGGCACCAGTATTGTGGAATTATAACAGTATGTGTAATTGCCAGCTGTTGTTGATGAGTTGATAGGCATGTTGAAGTCACATGGCAAAGTCACTGGTGGATCACCTTCAGTCAACTGTACATCCCTTGTAGGACAACTTTGAAATGAACACTGGAAATCGGCTGAAGCTAAAGTGAAACATGAATAAactgtaaaattaataatgaatgctagtaaaatataattatttgcaatGTATTTATCTACTAGCTAGAAGAAGCTAGCTAGCATGATGTACTGCAAGCTGATGATGTACTGTGTACTGCAAGCTGATGATGTACTGAGGAGCCAATAGAGGTGCTAGTGATATCTTGTAGCTGCATTCAGAGCTATATATACAAGAACTGGGCCAAAAAGAAACTGGCCGAGCATACTCACTCAACCCAGCAAGCTCTTTGTAGAAATCCCCTTTAGGAATATTATCAAATTATTATGGTAGCTGTTGTGGCTTTTTTGGCACATATCTAGACTGCTTGTTACTGTGTGGATAGAGTTACCATAAGTTGGTGTAAACCGAGGAACCGAGGACCAAGACCAGGGACCCACAGGAACTCAACACACATTAAGTCTGTGGACTATCAATATCCTGTGTCATGTCAGTAATTGCTGAGTCTATAAATGATTTTGATGAGGAGTGGGAGCTAAGACTATAAATCTTG
The Dysidea avara chromosome 7, odDysAvar1.4, whole genome shotgun sequence genome window above contains:
- the LOC136260084 gene encoding uncharacterized protein, whose translation is MKIIPAVTLLSVYTLGVLFTEASADFQCSFQSCPTRDVQLTEGDPPVTLPCDFNMPINSSTTAGNYTYCYNSTILVPHSNSSYTIENIDYTLDNSKICCFDNEAQSCAVCYNFSVYYKPRNRFKFLQGPTPVFGEQFTINCEVIANPSPVCQWRRTMFQLGQPSADDNGDDGSSSSTSYAFPTIEIVDVPIPSEAIFTNNNCTITLNTLKPSHEGDYSCTATNFLGIARASIPTITFAECNSRSTQIDYTGPSVVSTSINSTVTFTCSAGSASPLTIINFYFNNTLYLDPNNVGTLFDVGIVVKSTFNQDDCSIQSTLTIQQFSEQFVGQYSCSVSIFTTTMEGDNETFSLEVATPEEDVVLVAISDDDDDDDTNEGLLIGVPLGVFILLASLITVFILLLVLIRSRLMTSILRLPPPPYSPDLYQYDVFISHTQDTDDYVNTVLKKGLEGKGYRVQTPVDFVAGHVSDENIINTFKYSRYVMILFSAAYDHNCSELQYAYNKVDETKYNCLIPVKCGGVIPAKLERITYADYDNDDVVSRVEQTIGTPLYGV